In the genome of Desulfofarcimen acetoxidans DSM 771, one region contains:
- a CDS encoding helix-turn-helix domain-containing protein — MAIGERIKSLRKFLKLTQQQFADALDIDQGHIAGIEKGSKNPSKSLQKVICLTFYVNDIWLKTGGGEMFISPEESLKKIKVHFDKQTFNQAIINIMKDEEDAVAPDPSTGANHSCQGNPRDIINIAINQYGATAIIEAFQQVMKINGLAVAASYQTHRADTGDPELDRLINILYDLWAAGDNRLKGWASIQFDRAFPNDVVEKAQKKHAENQGQASVG, encoded by the coding sequence ATGGCAATTGGTGAGAGAATAAAATCTTTAAGAAAATTTCTAAAGCTGACACAACAGCAGTTTGCAGATGCTCTAGATATTGATCAAGGGCATATTGCAGGCATTGAAAAAGGCTCAAAAAATCCTTCTAAATCATTACAAAAGGTTATTTGCCTAACTTTTTATGTCAATGACATATGGTTAAAGACAGGAGGAGGAGAGATGTTTATTTCTCCTGAAGAATCACTAAAAAAAATAAAGGTCCACTTCGATAAGCAGACCTTCAATCAAGCTATTATTAATATAATGAAAGATGAGGAGGACGCCGTTGCTCCAGATCCGAGCACCGGTGCCAACCACAGCTGCCAGGGTAACCCCCGGGACATTATTAATATTGCCATAAATCAATACGGCGCAACTGCCATAATAGAAGCTTTCCAACAAGTCATGAAAATAAACGGCCTTGCCGTGGCTGCCAGCTACCAAACCCACCGTGCCGACACTGGCGATCCTGAACTGGACCGCCTTATTAATATTCTGTACGACCTCTGGGCAGCCGGCGACAACCGGCTCAAAGGCTGGGCATCAATTCAGTTCGACCGTGCCTTCCCTAATGATGTTGTCGAGAAGGCACAAAAAAAACACGCAGAAAACCAGGGCCAAGCCTCTGTCGGCTAA